From the genome of Edaphobacter dinghuensis, one region includes:
- a CDS encoding YajQ family cyclic di-GMP-binding protein, whose translation MASDNSFDVVSKVELQEVKNAIDQASKEVHARFDLKDSKSSIELQGTDTIQLASQSEYTLKAVIEILSQKLVKRGVSLKNLEYEKIEPAANSSVRQKIKLIQGIPSEKAKQVVALIKESKKKAQASIQGDTVRVVSKDRDVLQEVMALLRGKDLGVDLQFTNFRSN comes from the coding sequence ATGGCATCCGACAATAGCTTCGACGTAGTCAGCAAAGTAGAACTTCAGGAAGTCAAGAACGCAATCGACCAGGCCAGCAAAGAAGTCCACGCCCGCTTCGACCTCAAGGACTCCAAGTCCAGCATCGAGCTTCAAGGTACCGACACCATTCAGCTCGCCTCGCAGAGCGAGTACACGCTCAAGGCCGTCATCGAGATCCTCTCGCAGAAGCTCGTCAAGCGCGGCGTCTCGCTCAAGAACCTCGAGTACGAGAAGATCGAGCCTGCCGCAAACTCCAGCGTCCGCCAGAAGATCAAGCTCATTCAAGGCATCCCTTCCGAGAAGGCAAAGCAGGTCGTCGCCCTCATCAAGGAGTCGAAGAAGAAGGCACAAGCCAGCATTCAGGGCGATACCGTTCGCGTCGTCAGCAAAGATCGCGATGTCCTTCAGGAAGTCATGGCACTGCTCCGCGGCAAAGATCTCGGCGTAGACCTCCAGTTCACCAACTTCCGATCCAACTAA
- a CDS encoding TatD family hydrolase — MPLIDSHAHLDFYTEDRQEVLRRAFAAGIDTILAIGIGEGPDTMHQALEIAHAGTGQPQIYASVGIHPQEAARADSEALAKLAKLAADPKCIAIGEIGLDYYHVENPEPPIQKQAFIAQMEIAAAAKKPILIHCRTSELATAEAKQKYGAADAWEDLLALIAEHWTPHKLGGIMHCFSGAVEQAQRSLDAGFYLSFAGNLTYPKAQTIRDAAAAAPSDRILVETDAPFLAPIPQRGQRNEPALVVHTAETLASLRGISSQELAAITTENFHRLFPTTA; from the coding sequence GCGCCTTCGCCGCAGGCATCGACACCATCCTCGCCATCGGCATCGGCGAAGGCCCCGACACGATGCATCAGGCCCTCGAGATCGCTCACGCCGGCACCGGTCAGCCGCAGATCTACGCCAGCGTAGGTATCCATCCGCAAGAAGCCGCCAGGGCCGACAGCGAAGCCCTCGCCAAACTGGCAAAACTCGCCGCCGACCCAAAATGCATCGCCATCGGCGAGATCGGTCTCGACTACTACCACGTCGAAAACCCCGAGCCGCCGATTCAAAAACAGGCCTTCATCGCCCAAATGGAGATCGCAGCCGCCGCAAAGAAGCCCATCCTCATCCACTGCCGCACCAGCGAGCTGGCCACCGCAGAAGCCAAACAGAAGTACGGCGCAGCCGACGCCTGGGAAGACCTGCTAGCCCTCATCGCCGAACACTGGACGCCGCACAAACTCGGCGGCATCATGCACTGCTTCTCCGGCGCCGTCGAGCAGGCACAGCGCTCGCTCGACGCAGGCTTTTATCTTTCTTTCGCGGGAAACCTTACTTATCCCAAAGCGCAGACCATTCGCGACGCCGCAGCCGCCGCGCCTTCCGACCGCATCCTCGTCGAAACCGACGCGCCTTTTCTTGCGCCCATTCCGCAGCGTGGCCAGCGCAACGAGCCCGCGCTGGTCGTCCACACCGCCGAAACCCTCGCGAGCCTTCGCGGCATCTCATCACAAGAACTTGCAGCGATCACGACCGAAAACTTCCACCGCCTCTTCCCCACGACGGCCTGA